The Biomphalaria glabrata chromosome 13, xgBioGlab47.1, whole genome shotgun sequence sequence ACTGACTAGTGGCCAATTAGAATCACTACTTTCCTCTTGCTATCAACACAATCTACTTTTTAGATTCAGCTCCTCTTTAATTCTTGAGTTTTATTATGTTAAGAGGTTTTATTTCCACCTCTGCTTATCTGATTTACTCTTAACACCTCTATTCATCCTATCCCCTTTGGGTTGGAACTCAAAATCAGTGAAActagcttttaaaataaaacatcactggttcattacatcaatggattcaggatttcctgaaaggtagagaacaaactgtaatatttAAATGGCTCTAAACCAACATTAACAGTCAACTCATGTGTacatcaaggaacagtcttagtataatttacataaatgaattACCAATTTGCATTAGTTGCATttgtcagattatttgcagatgaatTATAGAGATGGAAAtctaattggagcatgtctttccacccagaaaaatgtcagttattaagagtaataaaaaatttaaaacaaataaataccacATATCTTCATCTAGGTAAATCAGTTACATGGACTAAAAACTccaaatacctaggtgttatagtaaatgaaaaattatcatGGAACCTCATATAgaggaaatttttaaaaatcaaacaaagcaaaaggtttttattaaaatatttttttttttacaaatccaaTAAAGACAAACTCAAATGTTATTTATCCTTGATTAGGGTTaaaagaatatgcatcctctgtttgggacccctcaacttaagaaaaaaacatttagaaacaagaagagacacaaaatagtgcagtgagattcataacaaatcaatattcacatttagtcagaataacaccattagtagaatcatttaatttagaaagacccttcaggatagaagactaaagtagcaattatacataaaacactgaaccaaaatcttcatatacaaaaaaaaaaaaaaaaaaaaaaaaaaaaaaaaaaaaaaagcaaacttatATAACActaagaaagacaaagagataaGCACAATTCTGATTCTATTTGCTACTAGGATGAATTCAATAAGTGCTCATtcttcagccaggaaaacattAATATGATTTTATGCACatattaatgtattaattagacatctataaaaaaaagttttcattgcAGAATCAAGAAAGACCTTCAGTTAATACCAAGGAAGTGATTACAGTTAACACAAGTCTGGACCTGGACACATTCTCAAAGCTCTTACCTTTCTTGCGATGTTACTTTGTGAATTCTCCGGTGAATGaagaaaacaaactaaataTGGAGGACCAAGGTATTTTTGTGAACAGTCTTTATGTGAATATCTTATTACTCATATAGTTTAGTTTTGTATATTTACTTCAGATTTTGTGTGTGagattatatacatatatatagtattCTCTGTAAAGAGTATGGCTTAACAATTAgcatgaagaaaaaaagttatgggaccacctgctacaacatcaccctccatcctcatagatgATAACAAACTGGATGCTGTtaatgaattctgctatcttgGATCCACAATTTaggatgacctgtctctagaagaggagaaatGGTTACAGAAGACTGCCTCAACATTCGCTAGACTCAAGTCAAGAGTTTGTGAAAACTAGAAGCTCACTACAGCAACTAAAATGgtggtctacaaggcatgcgttctgAGTAAGCTATTGTAcagcagtgagtcgtggaccacctacgcaaagcaagagaaaaaactaaactcattccatttgcgcTCTCTCCGAagaatcttgaaaatcacatggaaagaaagagatcCTTCTTGCACGAACAGgtatctttacagtcctcagacaacaccacctgcgctggcttggacatgttcgccggatggaagACAATCGCATCCTGAAAATTATTCTCTGTGGGCCACTTGAGTTTGAAAACTGGTCGCTCCCACCTCCTTTACATGGATGTAACAAAATGGGACCTAAAATCAGCAAACATAGATACTGACCATTGACATAGCCTTAGCCTTCACTAGGGACAgcaaaaaaacatgggcctcagctctggaagaaaagcatgccatgtgaaaaatggccagctcctctaccacctaaTTGAAAGTCACCTTAACCTgcaatatttgtggacgggaatgtctctccaaaataggactCCACAGctacatgaaaaagtgtttgagatgaaccatagtcactcTACAACTGAAGGGGGCCAACTGGAAGTATTCTCTAAAACAGACATAAGTTagctttttataaaatacattcctTGACTGgcttttttataaaaagtttaaaacaacaacacatgagGGTATGGGTTGGCTGAGATATTAATCACAccaataagtttttatttatggtAAAGTAAATACACTTAAGAATACAGTGACACTTAAAAATAGATATACAGTTATACAAATTTCAcccttgttttttattgaaaagtaaaaacatttgttaatatATTAGTACAACACTTttagctgaaataaaaaattgaatactTGTGTGTGATGCTCTTGAAATAGTACAGATCAACACATATACATGTAAAGTATCAAGTCTCATTGAAAATAGGTCACATTATTTACAAACATTGAAAACGTCCAAAACAAACTCACACTAAAACCCCAACTTGCCTCTCGCTCTACCTCTGAATCTTCTCCTGTCCAAGCCACATACAAACATTCACAGGTTGGCCCTTGAAACAGAAACATGGATTACCTTGGTCTACAGCATCAAACACACAAAGAtatttagaaagaaaagaaatccaacatcttttttatgatttttgaATTGGTGACTTGGCTTGACCAAGTGAtagagtgcttggcttctgaaccgcaGGTCCTGTAGCTTAAATGCTGGTGAAGACTTtggtttttaatttctggatcttcggggcgcctctgagtccacccagaccTAGCATTAGTAAATTTGAACTCTCAACCTTAAACCGTACATGAGGATATTAACTCATGGATACTATCAGAAAAATATTGCACAAGTCAGCCTCTGAGATCCTAGGAACAAAGCAAAGGAAACTTAAGCCATGGGTTACACAAACATCCTTGatttatgtaatggaagtagagaactaaaaacaaaaaaaaaagtgaatcccTTTCTGGCAGAAGAATGCAGTTCAACCAACAAAGAAATATGCATGAaaatgaagtcaacaaaagaaaaattaatcttTGACCAGCGAAGTATAAGCGATAGTTGCTTGAAAGCTGGCAATAGCAAAAAAGCATTTGAATCATTAGAACCTTTAACAAACTGGAACCTTATATTCTTTTTCTCTAAATTATAAAAACAGTAGCAAACTATTGAAAAGATATTTGCACCAATAGTGTTATTTtggaatacattttttatagttaaaaaaattgattcagaAACTTgcaatttctttatttatagccTCAAAAACTACTAGACTTATCAAGACTACAAATCCAATTCCAATGTATTCAACTAATGCTGATggtatgttttactttttatctaGAAAGTCTATGTAGTAAGCTAGAAAAATGAAAGCCATAATGTTTCAACTTTGTAATGATgcaaacttataaaaaaaattaattaattgatatttgatttaaaataaaacacaattattCAATTTCTTTGTTCATAGCCTCAAACACAACCAGACTTAATGAGACCACTGACCCAACCTATTCAACTAATGCTGATggtatgttttactttttatctaCTAAATCTATGTTTAAGCCTTACCTTATTTTCTTAGACCCCGGAAATTCTAGTACACATTCATGCTTCATAATGAATCATGGACAAGGTGATAGCAAATTCATTGTAATATCTCATGTGGTGACTTTCATGTGTGATGCAAATGTATCACACTATATGTAAAAGTGTATTAACAATGAATCACTATATAAAATGCTCTTAAAACAATGGGTGTACCTTTCACAGCATTCTTCACAGAAGTAGTAAGGACGATACGGACTCACATTCCTTTTTTAGATAGTaacatgataataaaaataacaaacatgaGCCACCTCTAGTTCCAATACAAGCCTAAAGTTCAGTCCCTTTAGAGAGGCAAAAGGCAATATCCTTGCAATACTATTGTACAAAACTATGGCATCAAAACTGCTGCAAGATTGTAGTAACAGTTTGCATACTCACATTAAACAAGGGTAAGCCAACAGTACTGCAAGATAGCACTATAGAGCCACAAAACCAACAGTACTGCAAGATagcattatatatatagctcTTTCTGTCTCAAGACAATGGAtgtgcccagatgagtcactggctttagTTATGTCTTGAGATGGTGctgaatctggagtgactgatcaagccaattctagagcggcagagtttgccacagttcatgCATAtacatctgtcctagggctagctgacagggcagatttctttttctttctcttggctgacgcAGCATGGGTCTGGctccctctgcaagctcagcgtGTAACATGTCTTTAGGAATTCTTCCATCTGACATACGATGATacgagtgacatgaccgagccagcaTAGTCTTCTCTGTTTaaggagagcatagatgctATGCATGTTGGCCTGTGTCAAAACTTTCTGGTTGGTGACATGATCCCTCCAGaagatgcacattatgcgtcgcaggcggcgtaggtggaagctatttaatctgtgttcttgaggcatgtaagttgcccagctctcactgccatagaTAAGTGTGCTCAGAATGCAGGCATTGTAGACAAGGATTTTTGTTACCGTGgtcaatttggtattttcccacacatgcttggagagttttgccattgctgcagaagcctttcctattctttttgtcagctctgtgtctaaatctaggttgctggctattgttgttcccaaATATGTGAATTCCTGTGCCACCGTAAGTGTGTGATTTCCAATATGTATCACTGATAGCATTATAGAGCCACAAAACCAACAGAACTGTAAGATAGCATTACAGAGCCATAAAACCAACATTCATCATAGTGAGAATAAGGGTCTATAACAAAAAGCAATACAGCAGCAAAAGTGTGTAAGGTAGCATTATAGAGCCATCAAACCAACATTCATCATAGTGAGAACAAGGGTCTATAACTAAAAGCAATACAGCAGCAAAATTGTGTTTTAGGAGTCAGCACACAAAAAGACTTGGTGCCAGAATAATATAAGTACACTGACAATTGGTTTTTAGAAGAGTATCATAGATTTGTTGAGATTTTAAGACAAATATTGTGATTtcggaattattatttttttactttacttttttctaaatgtttttcataattataatattgttttttgtttttttttctcttaggctcaatggaaaaaaaatcctaatgGTCATTTCAATTTGCTCAACTTTCTTGATTGCTGTTGCATTTGGTTTGTACTGgcattttaatttacatttggaAAAGAGTATTCAATGTCGGTTCaggtgaaattattttttgtatttaaaggattataagctatatttgttttgatttttaaatcaaCTTTCTCATCCTTTTTCTGTTTCCCATGTTTGGTACTTATAAATACAGAcggtacttcaaaaaagaagatgattactatTTGGGCATAAATAAACCcacccctttgtagacactacTCCCATCTTTATAAAACTCTAAACCAGGCCCTCTTAGTCTTTAAATGCCCCTAATTAATTCACAAATCCGTTTACCACATTAACCCAGCATAACCAGctgaaagaaaacaacaaattatgCTATTCTTCCTTGGTACAGACCGCAAAAAGAGCTCAGggcaaaaagctggctggaaAAACTAGAACGACGCAGAGCAGTCCTCTGTATTTTTAGTTCCTATTTCTCACAATGATGCTAAATGTTTTACTcaccataaacttttttttatgtgcgCAATGGAAAATCATGTCTGATTTTGGGTTAAATTTTTCCAACTTACCTagtgtgtgtttttattatattaaggAAGCCACTTGACAAATATAAGCCCAACGTCCATCCACTGATTCTTCACCAGGACGTTTGAAGGAAAGGTTTTAGCTGTTTAAGATATCACTCGCGGAAGtttgatattaataaaatataattcctttttgttcaactaaaataaaagcaaaaggaaatttgaagttttttttgcttaaataCAACATATTCATCATCCTATATCTTCAAAGCTGATAGAATCCTCCTAGCATTGTTTAAGTTAGCTAAATCATACACAAATTTTCGTATATCAATACCTTCTGATTCATAAGCCAGCAATTCATGTATATTTTTAACAGCACCAATATTAAAAAGCTACTTTTTGTGCTTATTGTCATGCTAAtgtctcagaaactagaaatgcTATTGAATAACTTATTTCACCATGGCCTTaaatgtgcttaaaaaaaaaaaagatgtgacaGCTGCTTTTAGCCTgatccctttttttaaatattaaacatgcATCTAGGTGAATTTCTAAACTAGCATAATGTTCTGTTTCAAGTTTCAATAAAGCAAAAAcactatatatttatgtatacataAATACAAGGAAATGCAAAAGAGAAATTACACATACATGCACACGCATGCGTgtgcacagacacacacatatatacacatacatacatacatacacacatacatatagcattactaatatttttacattatttttaaaactttgtagCAGCCCATTTGTCTCTGTTTTAGTAATGTaagatttgtttgatttttatttgttacatatttgtaaaaaaaattaatagttataaataaacttatgtaaaaaaaattcacaatatATTTTCACTGTTATTTTGGTTGAAACCAAttttataacaacaaaaaagattctttcagtattgtttcatttttttaatttctcagGCTCCTCAACAGCTGTTCAATTCAGgtaagaatttatttatttttttaatgtttcttttttgcaaaccttgttgatgtccaagagctgagccgaaggctcttcgagctctaagtttgaaaaaaaacctgtttggacgtcaaacagtaaaaaaaaaaaacctgtgagaacacagttctgtttgagagagacccgagtcaatgcctatgtaaaacattgctgtttccaatgcctttggccccgacgcatgcttggctgcacatggccgaaggccgagggcaccgggagcctccgccattttccttcgctgtaccaagctagctgtgCAGGaaccgccatttatgtaacggtccctttgaggaacagcgcatggatgtgggacgtgttcgtggggacttttttacaaccccgcccgtacaatgggtggactctcgtctacccgtgggcatccccacgggagtcttgtgttgctacccatttagcatagccacttcctctaatggccgtttccacgcgggcgccacgatgaggcagggcaacgtgcccgcGTTTTTGCAAACCTAACTTATGCATGGATAATTTGAACAATGTACAATGAAATAtttggaggcatggtggctgagtggtaaagctcttggcttctgaaccagggtccagggttcaaatcctggtgaagactgggatttttaatttctggatcttcgagcacctctgagtccacccagctataatgggtgcctgacattagttggggaaaagtagagagggttggtcattgtgctggccatatgacaccttcgataaccataggccacagaaacagatggcctttatgATGTTCACATTTATTTGCACTATTTTCATGTTGTTTGTCAAATGCAATTAGCAAATATAAAAATGGGTGGGTAGATAGACAGATGTATTTAGCAagattatcttctttttaacattttttttgtcatctgTAAATTCAAAGAATAATTggtttacaaaaattaaatattgcaaaatctaataaatttttcatggtaaaaaaaataatcatctcACATATTATTATAATCTTCTGAGCTTCATTTGACAtcatatatattacagacattctttcaaaaaagaagatagttaTATCCTATGTGTATGTAAGGTTAATTTAAACTCAGCTATGGCTTCAGTTTTCTTGGTTAATCTTAACTAGATAAGACTTGGTTGATTCAGGTATCTAATTCCATAATGTAAAAATTCAGCATGTTGTCATATTGTGTTGTTTATATTGTTCTATAATTAAGAAGATCATTTAAGAACAGTTGACACAGTTGTGTGCCTAAGACTGTTTCTTCTACTAATCTTGAGTTAAATGTTATTGATGTAGATTTGGAGCCTTCATATTATTACACAGCACTCGTCCTTAATCTtgggaatcaaagacattgccattagtaCAGTTAGTTCTCTGCCTAGCAGGAAATCTTGAATCCATCAATAAGAActattagttgagtttcacatgacttAAATTTCTTTAAGTCATAACtgcttttatttgaaaatatatacagggtgcgtcaaaaaatgtatacacactttgaactgtcatagacaattgaTTTCCCGTTCTACAAGGTTAAATTTCTGTGAGAAAATAATGTTATGTTTCTTCAACAAGTTGCAGCAGTGACAAGGAAGTAACTGCAACATGGCGGACGTGCGTTTGAGTTTTGAAGAGCGGAAGCAGATAATGACGTGGTACTGGAAGTTTGAGAATGTAGCTGCAGTTCAAAGACAGTGGAGACGTGAGCTTGCTGACTCCATATTCCCTTCCATTCGTGCATTATACGGTGATGAGTTTTGTTTCCAACAAGATGGCGTCCCTCCGCACTATCATAGGGAAGTACGAGCATACCTGGATCACAATGTGCCAGGCTAGTGGATAGGATGCAGGGGACCAATCAAGTTTCCTGCATGCTCTCCAGACCTCACTCCTCTGGATTTCTTCTTATCAGGCACAGTTAAAGATGAGGCGTACAAACGTAAACCACGTCACCTGGACACATTGTGGAGTGAGGTTCAGGCGGTGTGCGCAGAAATCTCGGTGGACACTTGGTACAATGTACGAAATCAGTGTTAACTCATACTCAGCAATGCTGAAGGCCACCAGTTTGAACATTACTCACattaatcacatttatttttccaatcggacattaagctttccatgtcaAGAAATTTAGGATTgtagaaggggaaataaattgtctatgacagttcaaagtgtgtatacatttttttgacgcaccctgtatTATTGACATCATGGTCAGATAGTCCAGAGagattatcttataaattacagatgttactttataGAGAAGATAAGTACATCCTTGTATGTGTATCCATGTACTAATTAATGTTAATTTCTATAATGTCATAATCTACCACTAGTTCATGTCTGTAAGATACTATAGAATAATTGTATTAGTCTGAGCGAAAGGAAATTCAATTTGATTACAATAGTCTACCTCAGTATtattacaataacaaaatagataaaaaaaaactaacaatatCAAACAtgaaatatacacacacacaaccagtgCTTAATTTCTCTGATGTTtagtctagtttttttttttttttaatttggtacGAACTTAAATGGTGTAATGTCTCTATAAAATAGTTCATTCATATCCTAAGGTTTTATGTTGGTCTATGGTCAATATTTTCCCATTGATGTCATAATGACTGCATCCAcccataattaaaaaaaaccgttttatgtttaatttcaGTTCTGATAATTGGTTACATAGTTCTTGCATGTACTCTTAAGCTAGAGTGTGATGATCTGTGTACTCAATATTATGaagtaatttcttctgctattactgtgctttttatattttatatggcTTAAAAGAACTCATCTACGAATATGTcaaattttgtacaaaaaattTCATAGTACCAATTAGAATTTTCTAACTTAAATTGTCTGATTTTGTcaaagtttctgttcctgccattcgttttataataaaattccTAAAGCTGGTgatttattttgaatacttaGAAAGTTTATTTCTGTAGTCTTAAGATGTGTAGCTATTTTAGCTTTAACTTACTTGGttattttagatttactagatttagCAAGAGTTGCCTGTATAGTTACATATAGATAATGATGTGAGAACAATAACTTCAAAATATAAGACATTATAAAGTGTGGAGAATTGTCTCTTCTCTTATTagatgaaataatttaataaggatcatttttttttgtgtccagAGACAGATGTTACTTTATAGAGAAGATAAGTACTCAATAAGTACTCATACTCAATAAATGGAATTCTACTTGCTCACAGTTTGCATCCTTATCGGATGTCAAACATCTTTCTTGAAATGTCCCATATTATCTCCCCTTAAAGAAAACAAGTATAATGAAAACCCTG is a genomic window containing:
- the LOC129922279 gene encoding uncharacterized protein LOC129922279 — translated: MLTLSISPVRYSESRWLVVNSISARMPFKIHCYSEATACGSKVFQISLSGNAKSKLSLHCSLDLTENLVLKSLNPNLVAAKVSESMKNVMNQERPSVNTKEVITVNTSLDLDTFSKLLPFLRCYFVNSPVNEENKLNMEDQASKTTRLIKTTNPIPMYSTNADASNTTRLNETTDPTYSTNADGSMEKKS